Proteins encoded together in one Planctomyces sp. SH-PL14 window:
- a CDS encoding efflux RND transporter periplasmic adaptor subunit, whose translation MRIFIAFILLAGVVAGGAALYEKYGHPDTTSPFRTTQVERGEVQVTVGATGTVQAEEVVDIGAQVVGRISELGPDPRGETDPAFKGKTVDYGTQVEEGSILALIDKSVYQAQRNQAQAAVDRAKSDLLQLQARARQTEAEWNRAEKLRHLNLGGESPTGSRSSVLSASKIVGITDADYILAKANFDVATANVEVGKSTIAQQASTLELADTNLGYTVIRSPVRGTIIDRRVNIGQTVVASFNAPSLFLIAKDLTRMQVWASVNEADIGKLKVGLPVRFRVDAFPDDTFRGVVAQIRLNATMSQSVVTYTVVVSANNPDLKLLPYLTADLKFEIDSRPDVLKVANAALRYEPPTALIDPAFRTDSPSSEEAGQGPRGESRGGPPRQGPPSNGPAPNGPARGAGEASHKGGDAAHGPKSNERVLWVENGQFVTPIFVKVGLTDGVSTEIISDEIKEGMAVVIGERRANEAPQEKVNNPFAPPPFRRGGSGGRR comes from the coding sequence ATGCGAATCTTCATTGCCTTCATCCTGCTCGCCGGCGTAGTCGCCGGCGGCGCCGCGCTCTACGAGAAGTACGGCCATCCCGATACGACCTCTCCCTTCCGCACGACGCAGGTCGAGCGGGGTGAAGTCCAGGTCACGGTCGGAGCAACCGGGACCGTCCAGGCCGAGGAAGTGGTCGACATCGGTGCCCAGGTCGTCGGCCGGATCAGCGAACTCGGCCCGGATCCACGCGGCGAGACCGATCCCGCCTTCAAGGGAAAGACGGTCGACTACGGAACGCAGGTCGAGGAAGGCTCGATCCTGGCGCTGATCGACAAGTCGGTCTACCAGGCCCAGCGGAACCAGGCCCAGGCGGCGGTCGACCGGGCCAAGTCCGACCTGCTGCAGCTGCAGGCCAGGGCCCGGCAGACGGAAGCGGAGTGGAACCGGGCGGAAAAGCTCAGGCACCTCAACCTGGGAGGCGAATCCCCCACGGGCTCCCGGTCCAGCGTCCTCTCGGCATCGAAGATCGTCGGCATCACCGACGCGGACTACATCCTCGCGAAGGCCAACTTCGACGTCGCGACGGCGAACGTCGAGGTCGGCAAGTCGACGATCGCCCAGCAGGCGTCGACCCTCGAACTGGCGGACACCAACCTGGGATACACCGTGATCCGGTCCCCCGTGCGAGGGACCATCATCGACCGCCGCGTGAACATCGGCCAGACGGTCGTCGCCAGCTTCAACGCGCCCAGCCTGTTCCTGATCGCCAAGGACCTGACCCGCATGCAGGTCTGGGCCTCGGTCAACGAGGCGGACATCGGCAAGCTCAAGGTCGGCCTCCCGGTCCGGTTCCGGGTCGATGCCTTCCCGGACGACACCTTCCGCGGTGTCGTGGCCCAGATACGCCTCAACGCCACGATGAGCCAGAGCGTCGTGACCTATACCGTCGTCGTCAGCGCCAACAACCCGGACCTCAAGCTCCTCCCCTACCTGACCGCCGACCTCAAGTTCGAGATCGACTCGCGGCCGGACGTCCTCAAGGTCGCCAACGCCGCCCTGCGGTACGAGCCCCCCACCGCCCTGATCGACCCGGCGTTCCGCACCGACTCTCCTTCGTCCGAAGAGGCCGGCCAAGGTCCGCGAGGCGAATCGCGGGGCGGCCCCCCCCGCCAGGGTCCGCCATCCAACGGCCCTGCGCCAAACGGTCCCGCCCGCGGCGCCGGTGAGGCGTCCCACAAGGGAGGGGATGCGGCGCATGGGCCCAAGTCCAACGAGCGGGTCCTGTGGGTCGAGAACGGTCAGTTCGTAACGCCGATCTTCGTCAAGGTCGGCCTGACCGACGGCGTCTCGACCGAGATCATCAGCGACGAGATCAAGGAGGGGATGGCGGTCGTCATCGGCGAGCGCCGCGCCAACGAGGCGCCGCAGGAGAAGGTCAACAACCCCTTCGCCCCGCCGCCATTCCGCCGCGGCGGCAGCGGCGGCCGCCGTTAG
- a CDS encoding PSD1 and planctomycete cytochrome C domain-containing protein, which produces MRRWQVKLFGVAITALGLFGTVIRAETPPTDASATTAPPADPAAQQAFFETKIRPVLVEHCYECHAADSKIVQGGLRVDHREGLRKGGDSGAAVIPGNAAESLLVKALRYDDVEMPPKGKLSEAIIRDFEAWIAAGAFDPREGSGAKPERTIDIEEGRRHWAFQPVADPAPPEVRDATWPLDPLDRFLLAKLDAADLKPVEDADRATWLRRVSLDLTGLPPSPEEIERFLGDESPRAYEVVVDRLLGSRAFGERWARHWLDLTGYADQVGTSNSVFAEHAWRYRDYLIDAFNADKPFDRFLREQIAGDLLPYDSPAERAANLVATGFLVLGDVEIVNPDKLKMETDHIDQQVNKIGQTFMGMTLGCVRCHDHKFDPIGVQDYYGIAGMLRSTVSTCRIPNGIWSGIQVVELPETPEQTADRERRTAEHQAAMDRLQAERAELEKEQAAIEEQLKQPEADKDGLTRKRDEIAGRLRGYPGRITHATFFAPTVPKAFGVQDAAQVGDMPIYIRGNPYAPGATVPRGVMRVAAWSESPSIPAGQSGRRELADWLADERHPLTARVTVNRTWQKLFGVGIVRSVDYFGTRGERPSHPELLDHLATRFMRGGWSQKQLLRELTLSRAYRMGSGPDHRAAEVDPENRLYWRMNRQRLDAEALRDSLLAVSGELLASAGGPGLPLEYPENSNSLEPQAVNPPAFALRKFRPSQEFERTVYLPVIRVAQEGPGKFRDVFDFTQPAQMAGQRSQTVVATQALFLLNSDLVRKRAAALAKRLTSEATGTELRLRELWLRVLNRPITPAEAEDAAAFLTTLTPLLKDRPDAELAAWTELCHAVLSSNEFLHRL; this is translated from the coding sequence ATGAGACGATGGCAAGTCAAACTCTTCGGCGTGGCGATAACCGCCCTCGGCCTGTTCGGAACCGTGATTCGTGCCGAGACCCCGCCAACAGACGCTTCGGCAACGACTGCCCCGCCGGCGGACCCGGCCGCGCAACAGGCGTTCTTTGAGACCAAGATCCGCCCGGTTCTCGTGGAGCACTGCTACGAGTGCCACGCCGCGGACTCCAAGATCGTTCAGGGGGGCCTGCGGGTCGACCACCGGGAAGGGCTGCGGAAAGGGGGCGACAGCGGGGCGGCGGTGATCCCCGGAAACGCGGCGGAGAGCCTGCTGGTCAAAGCCCTCCGATATGACGACGTCGAGATGCCTCCGAAGGGAAAACTCTCCGAGGCGATCATTCGGGACTTTGAAGCCTGGATCGCCGCCGGCGCCTTCGATCCCCGTGAAGGGAGCGGGGCGAAGCCGGAGCGGACGATCGACATTGAAGAGGGACGCCGGCACTGGGCGTTCCAGCCGGTCGCCGATCCCGCTCCCCCCGAGGTGCGTGACGCAACGTGGCCGCTCGATCCGCTGGACCGGTTCCTGCTGGCGAAGCTCGATGCCGCGGACCTGAAGCCAGTTGAGGACGCCGACCGCGCCACGTGGCTGCGACGCGTCAGCCTGGACCTGACGGGGCTGCCGCCGTCTCCGGAGGAGATCGAGCGGTTCCTGGGTGACGAATCCCCGCGGGCATATGAAGTCGTCGTGGATCGCCTGCTCGGCTCGCGTGCCTTCGGGGAGCGGTGGGCCCGGCACTGGCTCGACCTGACGGGGTACGCCGATCAGGTTGGAACGTCGAACAGCGTCTTCGCGGAGCATGCATGGCGGTATCGCGACTACCTCATCGACGCCTTCAACGCCGACAAGCCGTTCGATCGCTTCCTTCGGGAACAGATCGCCGGGGACCTGCTTCCCTACGACTCCCCCGCCGAGCGGGCGGCCAACCTTGTGGCGACCGGTTTCCTCGTCCTCGGCGACGTCGAGATCGTGAATCCCGACAAGCTCAAGATGGAAACCGATCACATTGACCAGCAGGTCAACAAAATCGGGCAAACCTTCATGGGGATGACGCTCGGTTGCGTCCGCTGCCATGATCACAAGTTCGATCCGATCGGCGTTCAGGACTACTACGGCATCGCCGGGATGTTGCGAAGTACGGTCTCGACCTGCCGGATTCCGAACGGCATCTGGAGCGGGATCCAGGTCGTCGAGCTGCCCGAGACGCCGGAGCAGACGGCGGACCGCGAGCGGCGGACCGCCGAGCACCAGGCGGCAATGGACCGCCTGCAGGCCGAACGGGCGGAGCTGGAGAAGGAGCAGGCGGCGATCGAGGAGCAGCTCAAGCAGCCCGAAGCGGACAAGGATGGCCTGACCCGCAAGCGGGACGAGATTGCCGGCCGGCTGCGGGGGTACCCGGGGCGGATCACGCATGCCACGTTCTTTGCTCCCACGGTTCCCAAGGCGTTCGGCGTGCAGGATGCGGCGCAGGTCGGGGACATGCCCATTTACATCCGCGGCAATCCGTACGCGCCGGGGGCGACGGTTCCCCGCGGCGTGATGCGCGTGGCGGCCTGGAGTGAATCTCCTTCGATCCCTGCGGGGCAGAGCGGCCGGCGAGAGCTGGCGGACTGGCTCGCCGACGAGCGGCATCCGCTGACGGCACGGGTCACGGTCAATCGCACCTGGCAGAAGCTGTTCGGGGTGGGAATCGTGCGGTCCGTCGACTACTTCGGAACGCGGGGCGAGCGTCCCTCGCATCCGGAACTGCTCGATCATCTGGCGACGCGTTTCATGCGCGGCGGCTGGTCGCAGAAGCAGCTCCTCCGCGAGCTGACGCTGAGCCGCGCCTACCGCATGGGGAGCGGTCCCGATCATCGCGCGGCGGAGGTCGATCCCGAGAACCGGCTCTACTGGCGGATGAACCGGCAGCGGCTCGACGCCGAGGCGCTGCGGGATTCGCTCCTGGCGGTGAGCGGCGAGCTCCTCGCCAGTGCCGGAGGGCCAGGGTTGCCGCTCGAATATCCGGAGAACAGCAATTCGCTGGAGCCGCAGGCGGTGAATCCGCCCGCCTTCGCGCTGCGAAAGTTCCGGCCGTCGCAGGAATTCGAACGGACCGTTTACCTGCCGGTGATCCGTGTAGCGCAGGAGGGACCGGGCAAGTTCCGCGATGTGTTCGACTTCACGCAGCCCGCCCAGATGGCGGGGCAGCGGTCCCAGACCGTGGTGGCGACGCAGGCTCTGTTCCTCCTCAACAGCGACCTCGTCCGCAAACGGGCGGCGGCCCTGGCGAAGCGGCTGACTTCGGAGGCCACGGGCACCGAGCTGCGTCTTCGCGAGCTCTGGCTGCGGGTTCTCAACCGTCCGATCACGCCCGCCGAGGCGGAGGACGCCGCGGCGTTCCTGACCACGCTGACTCCGCTGCTGAAGGACCGACCGGACGCCGAGCTCGCTGCCTGGACTGAGCTTTGCCATGCCGTCCTCTCCTCGAACGAGTTCCTCCACCGGCTCTGA
- a CDS encoding aldo/keto reductase codes for MEYRQLGGSGFKVPVLSLGTGTFGGTTELFKAWGTSDVAEASRLIDICLDAGLNMFDSADVYSKGVAEEILGQAIKGRRDKVLISTKATFRLGDGPNDVGSSRHHLLKSVDAALKRLGTDYIDLFQLHGFDATTPVEEALATLDGLVKAGKIRYIGCSNFSGWHLMKSLAVADRYGLTRYVAHQAYYSLVGRDYESELMPLALDQKVGAVVWSPLGWGRLTGKIRRGQPLPKDSRLQSKLAVDVGPQIADDYLYRVVDALDAVAKETGKTVPQIALNWLLTRPSVSTLVIGARNEEQLRQNLGAVGWTLTPEQVKTLDEASAAPLAYPYWHQAGFKERNPFPV; via the coding sequence ATGGAGTACCGACAGCTTGGAGGATCGGGGTTCAAGGTCCCCGTGTTGAGTCTCGGCACCGGAACCTTCGGCGGGACGACGGAGCTGTTCAAGGCGTGGGGGACGAGTGACGTCGCCGAAGCGTCGCGGCTCATCGACATCTGCCTCGACGCCGGCCTCAACATGTTCGACTCGGCCGACGTCTACTCGAAAGGGGTCGCGGAGGAGATCCTTGGCCAGGCAATCAAGGGCCGCCGCGACAAGGTCCTGATCTCGACGAAGGCGACCTTCCGCCTGGGAGACGGCCCTAACGACGTCGGTTCATCGCGGCATCACCTTCTCAAGAGCGTCGACGCGGCTCTTAAGCGGCTCGGGACCGACTACATCGACCTGTTCCAGCTCCACGGGTTCGACGCGACGACTCCCGTCGAGGAGGCGCTCGCGACCCTCGACGGTCTCGTGAAGGCCGGAAAGATCCGCTACATCGGCTGCTCGAACTTCTCCGGCTGGCATCTGATGAAGTCGCTCGCCGTCGCCGACCGCTACGGCCTGACGCGGTACGTGGCCCACCAGGCGTACTACTCGCTCGTCGGCCGCGACTACGAGTCGGAGCTGATGCCGCTGGCCCTCGACCAGAAGGTCGGGGCGGTCGTCTGGAGCCCGCTCGGCTGGGGCCGCCTCACCGGGAAGATCCGCCGCGGCCAGCCATTGCCGAAGGACAGCCGGCTGCAGAGCAAGCTGGCGGTCGATGTCGGTCCGCAGATCGCGGACGACTATCTGTACCGCGTCGTCGACGCGCTCGACGCCGTGGCCAAGGAGACGGGGAAGACGGTTCCGCAGATCGCCCTCAACTGGCTCCTGACGCGGCCGAGCGTCTCGACGCTCGTGATCGGCGCCCGTAACGAGGAGCAGCTCCGGCAGAACCTCGGCGCGGTCGGCTGGACGCTCACGCCGGAACAGGTCAAGACCCTGGACGAGGCGAGCGCCGCCCCCCTCGCTTATCCGTACTGGCATCAGGCGGGATTCAAGGAACGAAATCCGTTTCCGGTGTGA
- a CDS encoding DUF1501 domain-containing protein: protein MRSPLTLSRRQWLAGSACGFGALALRDLAQAAESPLATRAAHQIVRAKRVIFLFIQGGPSQMDLFDSKEFIQRKHGQTIESPLAKNVLQVGTDKFLALGTSVPIRPRGESGMLISDLMPHLASVADDICLLRGMNADNPQHMPAELQLHTGALNDVRPSMGSWISYGLGTENRNLPSFITINPHADVRYYGSAWLPAAHQGTRLVAPLDDKTSPIENLRDLSPNADVQRERIALMQKMNRRLVGRLEQDAAMEGMIESMELAFRMQTTTPALVDLSRESAATLSLYGIGTKETERHGRACLLARKLSEAGVRFVQVTMGGWDHHGDIRGALPNLCRQTDQPVAALLTDLKQRGLLDETLVVWSGEFGRTPWSQDLSGTAPIEKHGREHQPESFCAWMAGGGVKGGLTYGETDEMGYRVVAGKVHIHDLHATMLHQLGLDHTRLTWSHLGRDFRLTDVHGSVVKEILA from the coding sequence ATGCGCTCTCCGCTGACTCTCTCCCGTCGCCAATGGCTCGCCGGTTCCGCATGTGGGTTCGGGGCTCTCGCGCTTCGCGACTTGGCCCAGGCCGCCGAAAGTCCGCTCGCCACGCGGGCGGCCCACCAGATCGTCCGGGCCAAGCGGGTCATCTTCCTGTTCATTCAGGGGGGGCCGTCGCAGATGGATCTCTTTGACTCCAAGGAGTTCATCCAGCGGAAGCACGGGCAGACGATCGAGTCGCCGCTGGCCAAGAACGTGCTGCAGGTCGGGACCGACAAGTTCCTGGCGCTCGGGACCTCCGTCCCGATCCGGCCCCGCGGCGAGTCGGGGATGCTGATCTCGGACCTCATGCCGCACCTGGCGAGTGTGGCGGACGACATCTGTCTGCTGCGGGGGATGAACGCGGACAATCCGCAGCACATGCCGGCGGAGCTTCAGCTCCACACCGGGGCCCTCAACGATGTGCGGCCCTCGATGGGCTCCTGGATCAGCTACGGCCTGGGGACCGAGAACCGGAACCTGCCGAGCTTCATCACCATCAATCCGCACGCCGACGTCCGCTACTACGGTTCGGCTTGGCTGCCGGCGGCGCACCAGGGAACACGCCTGGTCGCTCCGCTGGACGACAAGACTTCCCCGATCGAGAACCTGAGGGACCTTTCGCCGAATGCCGACGTTCAGCGGGAGCGGATCGCTCTGATGCAGAAGATGAACCGCCGTCTTGTCGGCCGGTTGGAGCAGGACGCCGCGATGGAGGGGATGATCGAGTCGATGGAACTCGCGTTCCGGATGCAGACCACGACGCCGGCGCTTGTCGATCTCTCACGGGAGTCGGCTGCCACGCTGTCCCTTTACGGCATCGGGACTAAGGAGACGGAGCGTCACGGCCGGGCTTGCCTGCTGGCCCGGAAGCTGAGCGAAGCGGGGGTCCGCTTTGTTCAGGTCACGATGGGGGGCTGGGACCATCACGGCGACATCCGCGGGGCTCTGCCGAACCTGTGTCGCCAGACCGATCAGCCGGTGGCGGCGCTGCTCACGGACCTGAAGCAGCGCGGGCTCCTGGATGAGACGCTTGTGGTGTGGTCCGGGGAGTTCGGGCGGACTCCGTGGAGCCAGGACCTGAGCGGCACGGCGCCGATCGAAAAGCATGGCCGGGAGCATCAGCCGGAGAGCTTTTGTGCCTGGATGGCGGGCGGGGGGGTGAAGGGGGGGCTGACGTATGGCGAGACGGACGAGATGGGGTATCGGGTCGTTGCGGGCAAGGTCCATATCCATGACCTGCATGCGACGATGTTGCACCAGCTTGGTCTCGACCACACGCGGCTGACGTGGAGTCATTTGGGGCGGGACTTCCGGCTGACCGACGTTCACGGCTCAGTCGTGAAGGAAATCCTGGCGTAA
- a CDS encoding alginate export family protein — MSRSSFSLLVLAGALGLGVESFADELIAPPPSEFATDEFTPAASPITGESLSADEIFTADPAAAPADAAVPPVSADIPAPVPPKPKPPAPKKKTPPVFPGPKTLPPTGPYKVLFFENDFSYKKDPNHEHVFGEEAKLMPFELFDVDMVLSTGGELRHRFIDQSNRLQPGGPDHTDYNQWRWRHYIDLKAGDRLRFYVEGLHADTFGEDLPEQPIDVNRWDIQNAFVDYLLFKTDTGTHTLRYGRQELLFGRQRLVSPLDWANVRRNFEGFRYLVKEQDWKMDLFCVNPVNSATGYQSIALQDDRFDHANHNVFFSGAYFTYTAIENANLDLYYLWLQDKIPSATRADGERHTVGSRYSWLVPVEQQRVWDFDVEAAYQFGNDNAQSVQAGFATMIAGHTWKAAPWSPRLSGLFYYGSGDVQPGDGTTNTFSVLFPLNHAYWALSDNLSGQNLYDYCLQVDVKPTKKTAITVAHHFFELASNGDRAYNVAGNAVGTPGNGTSMGNALDLYGYYAFNPNFDIQAGYSWFWFGNFIDRTTPRGDCRQFYVQTSIRY, encoded by the coding sequence GTGTCTCGGTCATCGTTTTCGCTGCTGGTTCTTGCCGGAGCCCTCGGCCTCGGAGTCGAAAGCTTCGCCGATGAGCTGATCGCGCCTCCCCCCTCCGAGTTCGCCACGGACGAATTCACGCCGGCCGCCTCCCCGATCACCGGGGAATCGCTCTCCGCGGACGAGATCTTCACCGCCGACCCCGCGGCCGCTCCGGCAGACGCCGCCGTTCCTCCCGTCTCGGCCGACATCCCCGCCCCGGTGCCCCCCAAGCCCAAGCCTCCGGCTCCGAAGAAGAAGACGCCTCCCGTCTTCCCCGGCCCCAAGACCCTGCCCCCCACTGGCCCCTACAAGGTGCTCTTCTTCGAGAACGACTTCTCGTACAAGAAGGACCCCAACCACGAGCACGTCTTCGGCGAAGAAGCGAAGCTCATGCCCTTCGAGCTCTTCGACGTCGACATGGTCCTCTCGACCGGGGGCGAACTCCGGCATCGGTTCATCGACCAGTCGAACCGGCTCCAGCCGGGGGGCCCGGACCACACCGACTACAACCAGTGGCGGTGGCGTCACTACATCGACCTGAAGGCCGGCGACCGCCTGCGGTTCTACGTGGAAGGGCTCCACGCCGACACTTTCGGCGAGGACCTCCCCGAGCAGCCGATCGACGTCAACCGCTGGGACATCCAGAACGCCTTCGTCGACTACCTGCTGTTCAAGACGGATACCGGAACGCACACTCTCCGGTACGGCCGCCAGGAGCTTCTCTTCGGCCGGCAGCGGCTCGTCTCGCCTCTCGACTGGGCCAACGTCCGCCGCAACTTCGAAGGCTTCCGGTACCTGGTCAAGGAGCAGGACTGGAAGATGGACCTGTTCTGCGTGAACCCGGTCAACAGCGCGACCGGTTACCAGTCGATTGCCCTCCAGGATGACCGGTTCGACCACGCCAACCACAACGTCTTCTTCAGCGGGGCGTACTTCACCTACACGGCGATCGAGAACGCCAACCTCGACCTTTACTACCTGTGGCTGCAGGACAAGATCCCCTCCGCGACGCGGGCGGACGGCGAGCGGCACACGGTCGGGTCGCGGTACTCGTGGCTCGTGCCGGTCGAGCAGCAGCGGGTGTGGGACTTCGATGTCGAAGCGGCGTACCAGTTCGGCAACGACAACGCCCAGAGTGTCCAGGCGGGCTTCGCGACGATGATCGCCGGCCACACCTGGAAGGCGGCTCCGTGGTCGCCGCGGCTGAGCGGTCTGTTCTATTACGGCTCGGGGGACGTGCAGCCGGGCGATGGAACGACGAACACGTTCAGTGTTCTCTTCCCGCTGAACCACGCCTACTGGGCGCTGAGCGACAACCTGTCGGGACAGAACCTCTACGATTACTGCCTGCAGGTCGACGTGAAGCCGACGAAGAAGACGGCGATCACGGTCGCGCACCACTTCTTCGAGCTCGCCTCGAACGGGGACCGGGCTTACAACGTGGCCGGGAACGCGGTCGGCACGCCGGGAAATGGAACGTCGATGGGGAATGCGCTGGACCTGTACGGGTACTACGCGTTCAACCCGAACTTCGACATTCAGGCTGGATACTCGTGGTTCTGGTTCGGCAACTTCATCGATCGCACGACCCCGCGAGGCGACTGCCGTCAGTTCTATGTGCAGACGAGCATTCGTTACTAA
- a CDS encoding MarR family winged helix-turn-helix transcriptional regulator, whose protein sequence is MKYVGQSSNFPCAAVPPDMIAPEPATPTCRTASDAERLLRSLHHVVRELMIVDDGAADLPLRQYRVCVLLFERPWSMTEISREMGMSSSAMSQIADRLEQAGFVTRHVEDGDRRVRRLRLTERGETLMRSREAIRLDRTHRVLSHLTTAQRQQTLDALDLLVRSGVRAAEAPPDS, encoded by the coding sequence GTGAAGTATGTTGGCCAGTCCTCGAACTTTCCCTGCGCCGCGGTCCCGCCCGACATGATCGCCCCCGAGCCTGCCACCCCCACCTGCCGCACCGCCTCCGACGCGGAACGGCTCCTGCGCAGCCTCCACCATGTCGTCCGCGAACTCATGATCGTCGACGACGGAGCGGCCGACCTGCCCCTCCGCCAGTACCGCGTCTGCGTCCTCCTCTTCGAGCGGCCTTGGTCCATGACCGAGATCAGCCGCGAAATGGGGATGTCCTCCAGCGCCATGTCGCAGATCGCAGACCGCCTCGAACAGGCCGGCTTCGTAACCCGGCATGTCGAAGACGGCGACCGCCGCGTCCGCCGCCTGCGGCTGACGGAACGGGGAGAAACCCTGATGCGGTCGCGCGAAGCGATCCGCCTCGATCGGACCCACCGCGTCCTTTCGCACCTGACAACGGCCCAGCGGCAACAGACCCTCGACGCCCTCGACCTCCTGGTCCGCTCCGGAGTCCGCGCCGCCGAAGCCCCTCCCGATTCCTGA
- a CDS encoding ABC transporter permease, with translation MPPTDELIRVENITKTYHLGEVDVPVLKGVSFTIRRGEMVALMGASGSGKSTLMNILGCLDRPTSGRYSLDGQEISNLSSDQRALVRTAKLGFVFQSFNLLPRTTAVNNVVMPLDYSSTAPSPGEADHRAVEILTRVGLGERLDHVPSQMSGGQQQRVAIARSLINRPALLLGDEPTGNLDSKTSVEILQMFQQLNETGLTVILVTHDPKVASYVHRVIRVVDGLIEEDTAGGRAHVSPYAGIAATSPSQNGTSAAPDSDPELPATESDGGGVAVAAPPKVRVSTTAVAATPTVKTAAAPAPAPSHKWSLAAALIPSPLRTAVNALRRNKMRSALTTLGIIIGVGAVIAMVEISQGSRNALMKTMTSMGANNLSVRSSDARSGGISMGSGSSKTLTPDDAVEIGRQCPSVSAVAPTVRTRAQVIRGGKNWVPDQLIGTAPGYLVVRDWSQLDDGTMFTERDVAGSARVCVIGQTVARELFGRESPVGQDLRVKNVTLKVVGVLSAKGANMIGMDQDDVLMAPWTTVKYRISGDTGNATTVAAPAASGTTTTNSLSNLYPTAKPLYPEQSAAQQMNTPKPVKFVNIDQIDVKAASAESIPKAISEIEALLRERHNIREEDESDFYIRDMSEFQKALGSTSELMGGLLMIVAMISLAVGGVGIMNIMLVSVTERTREIGLRMAVGARGFHILRQFLIESIVLCLFGGIVGIMLGRIASTIVWYFLRWPIEPSLFAIIGACAVSAAVGIGFGFYPAWKASRLDPIEALRYE, from the coding sequence ATGCCCCCCACCGACGAGCTGATCCGCGTCGAGAACATCACCAAGACTTACCATCTCGGTGAGGTCGATGTCCCCGTCCTGAAAGGGGTCTCGTTCACGATCCGCCGCGGCGAGATGGTGGCCCTGATGGGGGCCTCGGGCTCGGGGAAGAGCACGCTGATGAACATCCTGGGCTGCCTCGACCGGCCCACCTCCGGACGGTACAGCCTCGACGGCCAGGAGATCAGCAACCTCTCCTCCGACCAGCGGGCCCTCGTCCGGACGGCGAAGCTCGGCTTCGTGTTCCAGAGTTTCAACCTCCTCCCGCGGACGACCGCGGTCAACAACGTCGTCATGCCGCTCGACTACTCCTCGACCGCTCCCTCGCCTGGCGAAGCGGACCATCGGGCGGTCGAGATCCTGACGCGGGTCGGCCTGGGGGAGCGGCTGGATCACGTCCCGTCACAGATGTCCGGGGGGCAACAGCAGCGGGTCGCCATCGCCCGCTCGCTGATCAACCGTCCTGCTCTCCTCCTGGGAGACGAACCGACCGGGAACCTCGACTCGAAGACGAGCGTCGAGATCCTGCAGATGTTCCAGCAGCTCAACGAGACCGGACTGACGGTCATCCTCGTCACCCACGACCCCAAGGTTGCCAGCTACGTCCACCGCGTCATCCGGGTCGTCGACGGACTGATCGAAGAAGACACGGCCGGCGGCCGGGCTCACGTTTCGCCCTACGCCGGAATCGCCGCAACGTCGCCCTCACAGAACGGCACCTCCGCGGCGCCCGACTCCGATCCGGAGCTTCCCGCCACGGAGTCCGACGGCGGCGGCGTGGCGGTAGCCGCTCCTCCCAAGGTTCGCGTCTCAACGACGGCTGTGGCCGCCACTCCGACGGTGAAGACCGCCGCGGCCCCGGCACCAGCTCCGAGTCATAAGTGGAGCCTGGCGGCGGCCCTGATCCCGTCTCCGCTGCGGACGGCGGTCAACGCCCTCCGCCGGAACAAGATGCGGTCCGCGCTGACGACGCTGGGGATCATCATCGGCGTCGGCGCGGTGATCGCGATGGTCGAGATCAGCCAGGGCTCCCGCAACGCCCTGATGAAGACCATGACCTCCATGGGGGCCAACAACCTCTCCGTCCGCTCGAGCGACGCCCGCAGCGGCGGGATCAGCATGGGCTCGGGGAGCAGCAAGACCCTCACGCCGGACGACGCGGTCGAGATCGGCCGGCAGTGCCCCTCCGTCTCCGCCGTGGCCCCCACGGTCCGGACGCGGGCGCAGGTCATCCGCGGCGGAAAGAACTGGGTCCCCGACCAGCTCATCGGAACGGCGCCGGGGTATCTCGTGGTCCGGGACTGGAGCCAGCTCGACGACGGGACGATGTTCACCGAACGGGATGTCGCCGGATCGGCCCGCGTCTGCGTCATCGGCCAGACCGTCGCCCGCGAGCTGTTCGGTCGCGAGTCGCCGGTCGGCCAGGACCTCCGCGTCAAGAATGTCACGCTCAAGGTCGTGGGGGTCCTGAGCGCTAAGGGGGCCAACATGATCGGCATGGACCAGGACGACGTCCTGATGGCCCCGTGGACGACGGTGAAGTACCGGATCTCCGGGGACACCGGCAACGCGACGACGGTCGCCGCCCCCGCGGCTTCGGGAACGACGACCACCAACAGCCTGAGCAACCTCTACCCGACGGCCAAGCCGCTCTACCCGGAGCAGTCTGCCGCGCAGCAGATGAACACCCCCAAGCCGGTCAAGTTCGTCAACATCGACCAGATCGACGTCAAGGCGGCCTCAGCTGAATCGATCCCCAAAGCGATCTCGGAGATCGAGGCCCTGTTGCGGGAACGGCACAACATCCGCGAGGAAGACGAGTCCGACTTCTACATCCGCGATATGAGCGAGTTCCAGAAGGCCCTCGGCTCGACGTCGGAGCTGATGGGAGGACTCCTCATGATTGTGGCCATGATCTCGCTCGCCGTCGGCGGCGTGGGGATCATGAACATCATGCTCGTCTCGGTGACCGAGCGGACCCGCGAGATCGGGCTGCGGATGGCGGTGGGCGCCCGGGGCTTCCACATCCTGCGGCAGTTCCTGATCGAGTCGATCGTCCTCTGTCTCTTTGGCGGAATCGTCGGGATCATGCTGGGGCGGATCGCGTCGACGATCGTGTGGTACTTCCTCCGCTGGCCGATCGAACCATCGCTGTTCGCAATCATCGGGGCCTGCGCAGTGTCGGCCGCGGTCGGGATCGGCTTCGGCTTCTACCCCGCCTGGAAAGCCTCGCGCCTCGACCCGATCGAAGCGCTCCGGTACGAGTAG